The genomic stretch aataaatttcttatttcctttagaaaatatcctttctaaaccaataaaaaaaattacatgttcAAATGtgaataaataacatttaaagtgtgggaaaatatgtatttttacttATATTATTTACGACTTGAATTATTTAGGTGTAAGACtcattaattttaaacaaaatgattattttagcTTATTAactcaaagtttcagcatctatttattttgttttaaaaatcataagtgaattaaaccatatttttcttatttaaaaaaaacctgcacctaaataaaaatgtgaaaaaatacatttaaaaatatcacatttgTATACACATAACTTAGGGTATAATTTATTTAATGCACTaacattatttatctcatttaaaagacatttcttatttttaataaaaaattccagcaaccattaattcattcaaaatcacaaacttggattaaaaaccaaattttcttcataaaatatacacaaaaatttgaatgtgttaatttgataaaaacaccAATTATATGTGAAATAAAAATGCCTTTTTGTTAGCATAAACTCATACCCCATCTTAAGGCATTACTTGAGCATATCAAACATTGTTTCACCATCATATTCACCAACGATTACAAAAAATCAACAAGCATAATtaacatgaaattcatctttaaatcatgctttttaaaaaaaattgtcaaaccATAACCTTCATGTATCATCAAGTCATCATTTATAAAAGGCTTAAGACAAATTCTTAATTTAACCaaataacctagcatatttctaataAGTGTATGTGACATAAAATAAAatgaccaacatgcatcaataacccCTATAGGCTGAAACCCTCATAGCAATGTTTCAAATCTTTAATGTTTCCAAAACTCAAGAAAATCCTAGCATATTTTTAAGACCACAATATTCCATCATGACATACAAACAAAATTTGAATGCATCATGAAAAAGAAAATGATCCCTAGTTACCAAAAGCATAAGCACAATATGTATAAGACTCTAGCATGCCATCCAATAATACATCATAACCCAAACACTCAACCTCATAGGTATGCTTATCAATATAAATGAAAAACATCACAAACCCTAGATTAATACTAGGTCGAAACGCACCATAAAAACTACCAAGATCATCATAATTACCATACATCATATTTAGGCATTCTAAAAAACAACctcaatcaacacatatcaagaatttaaacagaaatcaaaacaTCAAAAATCCCTTTAATATAGCAACAAATCAATAACAAGGCTTAGAGATCAACTACCTCCTTAGATAGAAATCAACTCACAAAGTTGATCCCCCTTGGCACCTATAGAATTCGAACACCACAAGGAGAAGAAAGAAAACCAACACTTAGAATTGAGGAGATGATGTAGACTTAAGAATAAAaccaaaacatacaagaccataCCTATAGAATTCGAACCCCTCCTcttaccttcttcttcttcttcttcttctccttctctctctagctctctctctctatctatctatctatggTCGACAGCACCAAGAGCACAAATGgctctcttcttttctttctttcctgtTTATCTAACCTTAGGGAAATAACTAGCCTAATGCGAATGGGTAAGTTTCCCAATCAAACCCCTATTATCCtcacataaatcaattattataaattgcaaaaataattaaaaggaaatAGCATAGGATTTAAAAGGAAAAATCTCTTCTTCCTTTCCCATTCACATTCCTATCCCCtcattttttatcattttattttctttttaattcatttaattaaataaaataaataaaataaaaggaaataatgtgtaggaaatctatttcatgctcaccatgcaaccatgcacatgcacacactcaagtGCAAAGGTGCActactacctaccatgcaccttggtgcattcaaccaaaactcatttttttcctaattaaaataataaataataaacaactaacaattaaattcaaataattcctacaaaacaattcaaacaatataaaataatatataacacttaacaattattaataaaacaaatcacaaaattaataaactcccatgttgctttgtcccgaaattctttcttaccaaataactcttcgtatctttctctcatgtctttctccaactcccatgttgcttctcgttctgTGCTATTCTTCCACAGAACCTTAACTAagggaatccttttggatctcagttccttgattccctttttgaTAACACGCTTAGGCTGTTCATCGTAGCTCAGGTGCTGCTTCAACTATAACGGCTCATAATTCagaacatgagagggatctgacacgtACTTAAGCAACATTGAGATGTGAAAATCATTATGCGTTTCGGCTAGTGCTAGGGGCAGCGCTAAATGGTACACAACTTGcccaactctgtccaaaatctccaatggacctatatatcttgggctcaacttccctttcttcCTGAAAtgcataacacctttcattggcgagactctcaagaacacaaactcgcccactaaaaaactcgatgtcccttatCTTAAGGTCTacgtaactcttttgcctactttgagcggtaagcatcctttggtgaATTTTCTCAATCACCTcgctggcttccctaactgcctcaGGGCCTAATATTTGCTTCTCCCCAACCTAATCCtagtgcaaaggagatctacgcttgcacccataaagcatctcatagggagccatcccaatagtggattgatggctattgttataggagaactccattaggggtagatATCGACTCCAGTATTCTGAAAAGTCTAATGCACAGcttctcaacatgtcctctagaatctGTATAGTCCTTTCAGACTGCCCATCGGTCTAGGATGGAAAACAGTACTGAACTTTAACCTAGTACCCATACCTTTTTGTATtcccttccaaaagttcgatgtgaatactgaccctcgatcagaaataatagactttggaaccccatgaagccTTACTATCTcactcacatacaactctgcatgtTGGTCCGCCGAGTATGAAGTCTTAGCTGGtagaaaatgggcagacttagtgagcctatccactattacccaagtagaatcatgttgttttgtggtTCTAgctaaccctaccacaaaatccattgctatatcttcccatttccattctggaacgtAAAGCGGTTGAAGTAGCCCTTCTAGCCTTTGGTGTTCGGCTTTAACTtcttgacatgtcaaacatctggcaacaAACTCAACAACTTCATTTTAGGCCACCAAAACAAcaccttaaggtcttggtacatctttgtcgaccctggatgtaaggaatagggtgatGTATGCGCCTCCTTCATAATACCCTCCTTAATCTCATCATTTTTAGGAACACTGATCCTATCCTTATATCGCAGCAATCCACCGGTAGACATAGTGAAGTCGTCGCTATCACCTTTTTGTACCAATGCCTCCTACTTtattagggcttcatccactttctATCCTTCTCCAATTTGTTCCAGTAGGGAGGATTGTAATGTGAGGTTTTCTAGGCCTCCTATCATGAACTCAATACCGGCGTTTATAATCTCTTTCTGCAGAGGCACCTCTATTGTGCTCGGAGCTGAGACATTCCCATATCctcgcctactcaatgcatcggcaactacattggCCTtgcccgggtggtataggattttgcaatcacagtccttcactaactctaaccacctttgctgtctcatattcagttctttatgagtgaagaagtatttcagacttttgtgatcGGTGTAAATTTCACACTTATCCCCATAAAGGTTATGTCTCtatatctttagtgcgaacaccactgctgctaactcaagatcatgggtgggatatcGTTCCTCATAGTCCTTGAGTTCTCTAAAAgtataagctaccaccttcccatccCGCATCAACACATATCCTAAGTCATTCTTTGATGCGTCACAATGCACCATGAATTTCTcgccctctgtgggaacacaaaggataggtgcagagatcaacttatccttcatagtctgaaagctttcttcaaaTTTCTTGATTCATGTGAACTTCTAGTGTTTGTAGGTCAAGTTAGTTaagggtgtggcaatctttgaaaaaaTCTCGACAAACTTTCGGTAATAACCCGCTAACCGTAAGAAGCTTCAAACGTCTGAGGaattctttggctggggccagtctataatggcctcgatctttgtcAAATCCActgctattccattcttggacactaaaTGCCCTAGGAAAGTCAATTCttccaaccaaaactcacacttagtgAACTTAGCGTATAACTGATGCTCTGGTAGTCTATTTAGGGTCAACCTTAAGTGTtcctcatgctcctccttggCCTTTGAGTAGATAACGATATCGTCTATAAACACTAATACAAACTTATCTGAGTAGTCCTTAAAACCCTTTTCATCATGTCCATGattgttgttggggcattggtgagtccaaaagacataactagaaactcatagtgcctgtAGAGAGTTTTGAAAGCCATTTTAGGAATGTCTCCCTCCTTTACTTTAAACTGATGGtagcagatcaatctttgagaatactacAGCCCCTTACAGTTGAacaaaaaggtcatctatcctaggcaaaggatatttgttcttaatggtaaCCTTATTGAGTAatcggtaatcgatgcacattctcatgcttccatccctctttttcacaaataggactggtgtcCCCCATGGTGAATGAATAagtcttatgaaccccttatccaacAATTCTTGTAGCTATGTCTTGATTTCATTCAACTCTACaggtgccattcgatagggtgctttagatattggtgttgtttctggtgcaagttcAATCACGAATTTGATTTCTCTGTTCGTGGGTAAACCTGGTAATTCATTGGGAAACACTTTCGGAAACTCGAACACGATATGAACATTCTCTGGTTCAACTATAtctccttggatttatccaccacactagccagatatGTCGAACACCCATGTTGGATTTATGGGTGTACGAAAAACTCGCCACTTTTCCCTAAAAAGAAAAGAGTTCTCCTTCTTTTGGTCTGAACTCCACGGTCTTTTTCCGACAGTCAATCGTCgctccatgtttggataaccaatccatgccaagtatggcATCCTATTCTTGTATGTCTAATTCTATAAGATTTGTCAGGCACTCCCTGCCCTATATTGCTATAGGTTCTGACTGTAACAACCTTGTTGACAACATTATGTCTCCTgacggtaacattgtactaaaacttTGCTCAAACAGTTTACAAGGCATACCCAATTTATCAATCCTATTTATAGCAACACAAGAGTGAGTCGCTCTagaatcaataaggactctacacatcataccagaaATAGAGAGCTGACATGTGACCATAGTGTTCCTGTTGGCTGCTACCTTTTGGGTCAATGAAAAAACCCTCCCTGGCACTAGGTTACTATTACTACCCTGCCTCGCTTTCCACtatgggcaatccttcttcagatggCCTGCTTAACCGCACTTGTAACATTTGTTGGTGTTGGCCTGACACTCTTCCACGTGTCGTCGCGAGCATTTAGGGCACCTGGTGTGCTTAACTCTGTTGTTTTGGTGATTCCCGCGGTTACGATCATTATTGTGACTGTTACGGTTGTTGTGGTAATTATGACTATTGTGATTGTTGTTATTTGTGGCTGGGGGTCTAGGCCTCTTATCAGTGCCATTATTCTACCCTTCATTAGCTTTCCTCTTATTGCCTTCATGGAAGCCCTTGTTTCTATTGGCCTCCCTTCTAGGAGCAATGTCCGTCCATATACGATCCTCCAAGTATTCCGCTTCGAGTGCCTTGTCCAATACCTCAGCATAACTGACCACCTCAGCACTGGTCATCTTGACATCTCTAGTAATCATTGGTTTAAgtcctctcataaacctttggaaTCGCATGTCTTCGGTTGGTACTACTTTAGGTGCAAATctagccaacctatcaaacttttgTGCATAGTCAGTAATAGAGAGGTTCCCCTGAACCAAAGTCACGAACTTGTCCACCCTGGTTGCCAATACAGCTTCACTGTGGTATTTCTTGCCAAATTCCTGAACAAAGTCTACCCAAGTCATAGTATTCAGATCACGAGTCTATtttaccacatcccaccatatccttgcatcCAACTTGAGTAGGTAGGCTACACATGAAATTCTCTGATGATCGTTCAACTGCATGTGATCAAAGATGGCCTCTACTGATCTCAACCAATCCTCTGCCACCATAGGGTTAGCTTTCCCTTCGAAGCTAGGTGGGGCTTGCTTTCTGAAGCGCTTATAGACTAGCTCAAATCCATAAGCCATAGGCAGTGGTACATGTGGTGGTAttggtgttggtattaaatgatcaaattaaAGGTATGTAGTGCAATATATGgatccattttaataaatattaataccagccatgatcatatagatatataaatattaaatctcatacaatagatcagggattacctcttgtagcctatcaagtgtccttgagtctttttgtataaatcatcGACCTTCCAAtctagtgttctgagatctcacaccctgatcttccagaccaatcctcaaacacacaaggacgtgtgtgagcacgtagaattcaaaaggttgatttatgtgactttctaaatgtactcaacacatgagatctagggAGTTTTGAcaaagagaaggtttagaatagttttcaggtttagagaaaactatcgctttagagagagagtctgattaatCGTTATTATCTAAAAATAACGTAtctcagatttataaagatatttaatctaattaaataatctttatttaattaaaatataattcaagtTAAAACTgattatatattttcatttaattatctatttaaaaataataattaaataacagattaaataaatttatttgaaattcaaaattcaaattcgaGGGATAAAAaccctgatgctaggcgccagACACTACTGtatagtgtgtgtcgcccagccctattagggttgctctaattttctcatttgtttatttaatcaacttttaagacaagatatttattccaacataaatattagttaatttaaaattaactttatcttaaaatatcagttttaaaataaataaatatcatattataaataagatatttattattttctatctttatattaatccaaacaagattaatattaattttaacatatagtttttcaaaataaaaactatatagttaaataattaattaattcacaacttagtcctttctcttaacaaatctttcttttgacatccttacccttaacagtgtaggacaaaggcgATCTAGTAACCATaaacctataatatgaagctccaataaactagattattaattaaactctttaatctaataatcttatttattaatttcatgattacaccacaataaatatggaattgcactctaagtatttatagaattatatttacagagttttctctagtagtccattgatataatcaatgtATGCAGTTtcgtcctccattattggttcattaattatagttggtcaaaaatacagttttacccttctaattacctcttgatccataagtactattaattcactagcgaataattaaccTATAATCTAACtatagatttgagttcaataactattcagtttcagaatcaacccttaagggaactaatattcaATCAGTTAGGAAAGtgtggattccaatattgtaattcatgttcccagccatcgatgatattgaatctccaaaacaaaagtaattagcctcattattctaagagaccttaatgagtgaatcaaaagattcaataaacataaataggagttcatgaatactcagaatttagactgatctacaaatgatcatctgttatgataagAATTAACTCTTTACGTCAAAGGGCAAGTTTTTAAAGATAATTAATACTCatcagtcctgtcatatataatctctattatatacagcacATTTACtcagatgtctatccacattagtaatctgaatctagattacttgcttctcgcatgcttagtaaaccgtactagtaactattcattaaagattccttgctttaatatgttactgactatttattaattatatatgatcttaattctctcatactaataaaagatcatattctcatgaatgaataaggaattttcttgatattattatataattaattcaaacaataattataacattcaaacataataaaattgtacttttatttaaaaccaataaaatgtctttatatgcttttagggcattaatcctaacaatctcccacttgccctcaaagcaagtgaggcatttcccttaaacTCATATTGTGCATGTGACCCATGAATTACTTTGCAGGAAGTATCTTGGTTAACGAGACAGCCAGTTTTTATtctgacgctatcttcataacagtcacatcacctcggtgtacaatctctcttaccagatggcatttcctttctatatgcttccctctcttgtggcttctaggttcttttGAATTAGCTACGGCTCCACTATTGTCAAAGTACATGATTattggcttatccatatctggaataacttctagatcagtgtagaacttcctcaaccaaaccgcttccttagttgcttcacaagccgctatgtatttgTCTTCCATTGTTAAATCAGCTAAGctagattgcttaatgcttctccagaccacagctactccaccaagagtgaaaacGGACCCAGAGGTCACTTtttgactgtctttgtctgatttgaaatcagaatcagtgtatccagtaggatttagctcacccccttaatataccagcatatagtctcttgttctcctaagatacttgagaatgtgctttacagCAATCCAATGTTCCAAgctaggatttgattgataacgacttacaatcccaactgcataacatatgtcgggtctagtacacaacatagtatacatcagactcccaactgctgaagcatagggatactttctcatatcctcttcctcctaaggtatcttgggacattgttccttggagagagcaattccatgtctggtcggtaattgacctttcttggaattctccatagagaatctttcaagcaccttatctatataatgagcctgagaaagtgccaagagcttgttcttcctatcctttAGGATTCAGATTCCCAGAACGTAGCTCAccttgcccaaatctttcatttggaacttttcaactaaccatttctttacgtttgacaatgcatgtacattgttcccaatgagcaaaatgtcatcaacgtaaataagtaagaaaaccaccacttttcctttgatgtatttatacacacatgcttcgtcaacattctgttcaaagccatatcttttaattgtttcatcaaaagtgatattccaagatctagatgcttgctttaatccataaatggatttcatcaacttgcacaccttttgatcttcccctttctttatgaacccttctggttgtaccatatagatactttcatcaagatagccattcagaaatgttgtcttgacatacattttccatatctcataatcattggcagccgctacggataagaggatacgaatggatttgagcatggaaAAAATGTTTCTTCTTAATCAACagcttctctctgagtgtaaacTTTGGCTATAAGCCTCACTTTGAAAGTCTTTACTTTCCCAtatacacctcttttcttcttgtatatctacttacaccctatgggcgtgacatcttcaggtggatccacaagttccctgACAAAATTGAAATACATCGATTCTaattcttggttcatggcttcttgccatttctcatttttaggatcatccattacctctttaaaggttaatggatcatccttgtctgtatcagaaacaaggacatgttcctcatgttcgtagcgaacatgTTGTCTCACAATTCTCCCACTACGACATTGCATCGGGGTTTCTTTTCCAACAATCATGGTTTCCTTGGTatttcatttatcatttaatgatgaagatgattgtgatggaatcttatcagctgtgaatTCCtctaatgatgaagatgattgtgatgagTGTAACGTCCAGCGTttcaggtacctttaaacgactcgggtcaggatttttccccgggttaagaatattatattttttttgtaaattattCCAtcagttattgctagccaaattatgaattttgtgatttaaaagtcaagataagactttcggtcttggaccaacacaaaaaccctgatcgggtaaaaatctcagaaaataaaaatgaaaagctatggcaaatatattttgggcataaaatacattcatataaattatagtttggtcaaaaataataaacctaagggaaaatggaaattttagggcattttgtgttaaatacttaattttagcgaaatgaggaattttattccatgaatggaccttaggttaaattttatagtgtgattaattaaattaaatgtcatagacatttaatttaattatttaatgttaagttttgtgattaaaacttaataagagtgaaaaaggtatcaaaagtcaatttggacttttcttcttatgaaatattgattaacctttataaaaaaaatatataaatggaTATATATAGGAtaaggtggccggccatgtgaagaATTAAATGGGGATGACAAGATTTTGATTAAGtttaatcccatttatttaaaaattagggATAAtatcaagtgggcaagtgggtagtaaaGCACTTAAGTGTTTTTAGGAATTTTAGAGTTtgataaactcttctaaccctccccaaccgaccacacctcTGTCCTATTtcactatcattttttttttaaaatctctcAAAGTTTTCTCTCCACCTTCAACCTCAAAAACACTAAggagacttggaagctaagtatggtctaggaagggttttccctaaggtaaagtttccatAATCTAGACCTTTGTAAAGTTTTATTCATGAGTTTCAAacagctaattatctatgttgttggggggagttggttaggatttttaaaaggttttgaaggagccaaagctagtaggaagatccacaacttaagcaagaacaccaaagagttAAAAGGTTtgcttttatggttgttattgtatgatttttagttttaagcattattttgtatatttaatgcttaaagtttcttattggtgatgtaataaggttatggtagttgttttataatttttatgatgcttgtgtattgatttttgaaaatagggaccaaaacccccaaaTGTTTTGTAGGAagccttaaaacaaaatacatgttttgagctatgacttccaaggggtctagCATCCattgtatatttattttataaagtttaatTGTACTGtaatgttgttgagattgattacataatattgagcttttgaaacactcaaaaatgtttaaaaatgagtgagttatgttatttcaaagtttaggtaaaaaactgttttttcatattcttaatttcgggactaAGTTTGGACaaccactgtatagggaaaatgaacccagttttttctaaactttggtgGACAaattattggcataacctagtattctactgtaaaatttggtaagaaatactgaacggtttgaaagttattaagtgtcaaagtttggaaaaataaagacttgaaaataaggtcatttttacctcatcgttggaaaatgatttcacccttaaaaaatgctcattttgacctaagattttacaaagacctaaatggcataccaaaaatagaattgggaaattCTGGTAACAATTGGGtgagtaaatttcaagttatgaactaacaaagtgtgtagttaaaaatgtgaaaaatagggttttcagacttagtgcaaaaatgagattttggaactcaatgtaaaaagtaaaaatttgcTTATTGCAATatataaacttggtaagtcttgaaaacatatttcacgaaaattaccactttgagtagaatgtgaattattttttattaaagaatttttattctttttaaaaataaaagatttaatttattaatagttaataaatcaaaagagggtttaaaaccctatattttgagaaaattattaagtgaattatttttttaatatgtaaacttgattaattgattttgaaaaactaactagtcaagatgggaaatttttaatagttttcctaattaagacaaattaggctattttcttaaaacggtttttagagattaaaaacttaagaaaaataaaaggaaaattaagagtttattttctttaaaaataattaaggaatttattagtattttatggatataatactggctaaattcttacatattttaaccgacttgtcGAAAGTGCGgattaatagcgatacctttaaagaataagatttttagcggattgtgggaaaatactattgtgatacctgagcctaggtatcgagaccataggataggtctccctgagacttagggtttagtctcaaattttttgtatgaatttccttaatgggtttaaaaccaaataaggatcataaatccttacaaatgatttttattaaaatgaccaaactgcccaatataataataatgaattatgagtgccataattaatctgagtatactgtatggataactacaatattggctaagcataactggattgaacgttggagggtgaaaacctgttgagtgctaaggactccaagtaagtcaacttatattgtatggctgcaacatgaaacaattattgtattgtatgttagtatagggatacatgcacatacatagactgtcgtagaaagttgcttagagacgttagtctagtaagtgctgatttagaaaatatgaacgaaagatatctgtcatatcctagacggctgatccccgtcacactgctcgattttattatgtccggttcagTACTgcaacgagtggccaagaggtgaggattgatggttaaacctaggggcaccaaaatgaatgggagCTAGGGGCCC from Humulus lupulus chromosome 5, drHumLupu1.1, whole genome shotgun sequence encodes the following:
- the LOC133779753 gene encoding uncharacterized protein LOC133779753; the encoded protein is MAYGFELVYKRFRKQAPPSFEGKANPMVAEDWLRSVEAIFDHMQLNDHQRISCVAYLLKLDARIWWDVEFGKKYHSEAVLATRVDKFVTLVQGNLSITDYAQKFDRLARFAPKVVPTEDMRFQRFMRGLKPMITRDVKMTSAEVVSYAEVLDKALEAEYLEDRIWTDIAPRREANRNKGFHEGNKRKANEG